The following proteins come from a genomic window of Bacteroidia bacterium:
- the cyoE gene encoding heme o synthase, translating to MRLASLVVFSAAICYGIASPEIDWISMGKLILGGFLVTGASNGFNQIIEKDLDKLMARTQERPMPQGRMQEPEAIALSSILGLSGVAILYTLNPLSAALGLVAMVLYSVVYTPLKRETPFAVFVGAIPGSIPPMLGYIAYSGEMSIQAAILFGIQFMWQFPHFWAIAWRLDEDYKKAGFKLLPSPNGKDVTSAFQTLIYTIGLVPISLLPVVFKMSGLFSGVIILSAGLVFVYQAYKLFKSQSDEDAKRLMFGSFFYLPIVQLAILLDKL from the coding sequence ATGAGACTGGCTTCCTTAGTGGTTTTCTCAGCAGCAATTTGCTATGGTATAGCCTCCCCTGAAATCGATTGGATTTCTATGGGAAAATTAATCCTAGGTGGTTTCTTGGTTACAGGAGCTAGCAATGGATTCAACCAAATTATCGAAAAAGACCTCGATAAACTCATGGCCCGAACCCAGGAAAGACCAATGCCTCAAGGTCGTATGCAAGAGCCCGAAGCCATTGCACTTTCCTCTATTCTCGGACTTTCCGGAGTTGCCATTTTATACACTTTAAATCCGCTTAGCGCAGCACTTGGCCTAGTAGCCATGGTGCTTTATTCCGTTGTTTATACTCCTCTTAAAAGAGAAACACCTTTTGCAGTTTTCGTAGGCGCCATTCCGGGCAGTATCCCGCCCATGCTTGGCTATATCGCTTATTCAGGTGAAATGAGTATTCAGGCAGCCATCCTGTTTGGCATTCAGTTTATGTGGCAATTCCCCCACTTTTGGGCCATTGCCTGGAGGTTAGACGAAGATTACAAAAAAGCCGGATTTAAATTGCTCCCCTCCCCCAACGGAAAAGATGTTACTTCTGCTTTTCAAACCTTAATTTACACCATCGGACTGGTTCCCATCTCTTTGTTGCCCGTAGTTTTTAAAATGAGCGGATTATTCTCCGGGGTCATCATTTTATCCGCAGGCTTAGTTTTCGTATATCAGGCCTATAAACTTTTTAAATCCCAAAGTGATGAGGATGCAAAACGCCTCATGTTTGGGTCTTTCTTCTATTTGCCCATCGTACAACTGGCAATTTTACTCGATAAATTATAA
- a CDS encoding YceI family protein, with protein sequence MKIFNISLALVALFAFKAADVKNYVFDPNSSTIHWAAKKVTGAHDGTVKLKSGELTLEGDNLKAASFVVDMTSIAVDDLKDAGYNAKLVGHLKSEDFFSTEKHAEASFKLKKATPSKNASNAGKSYTVTGDLTIKGITKEITFDATIVKSGNMASAIATVKVNRVNYDIKYGSKSIFSDIGDKAIDDEFTLEIKLSGKAK encoded by the coding sequence ATGAAAATCTTCAACATTTCCCTGGCCTTGGTTGCCCTCTTCGCTTTTAAAGCTGCTGATGTAAAAAATTACGTTTTTGATCCCAATTCAAGTACCATCCATTGGGCTGCCAAAAAAGTTACCGGTGCGCATGATGGAACAGTTAAACTTAAAAGCGGTGAACTTACCCTCGAAGGCGATAACTTAAAAGCGGCTTCTTTTGTAGTGGATATGACTTCCATCGCTGTTGATGACCTAAAAGATGCAGGTTACAATGCTAAATTGGTTGGACACTTGAAAAGTGAAGATTTTTTCTCCACCGAAAAACATGCCGAAGCTAGCTTTAAACTAAAAAAAGCTACCCCTTCCAAAAATGCTTCCAATGCAGGTAAAAGCTACACCGTTACAGGCGATTTAACCATTAAAGGCATCACAAAAGAAATTACCTTCGATGCTACCATCGTTAAATCCGGAAATATGGCTTCAGCTATTGCTACTGTGAAAGTTAACCGCGTTAATTACGATATTAAATACGGTTCAAAATCCATTTTTAGTGATATCGGCGACAAAGCTATCGACGATGAATTTACCTTGGAAATTAAACTTTCCGGAAAAGCTAAATAA